The following are encoded in a window of Arcobacter sp. F2176 genomic DNA:
- a CDS encoding DMT family transporter, giving the protein MTDKSKNIFYALMFLAMAGWGASWVSAKVLSAYINEYELVFFRNVFTIITLLPVLLYSKKSFHINLKSFILVVIASIVMIAYMKCYFLGTKFGTASLGGALVTTMIPINTFLIMAMFFGRKIEKKDIFALVLGGLGVLTMLNIWSFSHEQIFSQKNIYFVLASILWPILTIVSSKATKISPMVFTFYMYVISTIMVMIFFVDVPSIDYKVFDWIFWLNILSISIISTTFATTIYFVGIEKLGTNEVSSFIFLVPLFAIILSVIFLKEHISLSIIIGTILTLIAVKILNNIRIFGKKQTII; this is encoded by the coding sequence ATGACAGACAAAAGTAAAAATATTTTTTATGCTCTAATGTTCCTAGCCATGGCAGGATGGGGGGCATCTTGGGTTAGTGCAAAAGTTTTAAGTGCTTATATTAATGAATATGAATTAGTGTTTTTTAGAAATGTATTTACAATTATTACACTTCTTCCCGTATTGTTATATTCAAAGAAAAGTTTTCATATAAATCTAAAAAGTTTTATTTTAGTTGTTATAGCTTCAATTGTAATGATAGCTTATATGAAATGCTATTTTTTAGGGACAAAATTTGGAACAGCAAGCCTTGGTGGAGCTTTAGTAACTACTATGATTCCAATAAATACTTTTTTAATTATGGCAATGTTTTTTGGAAGAAAAATAGAAAAAAAAGATATTTTTGCCTTAGTTCTTGGAGGTCTTGGAGTTCTAACTATGCTTAATATTTGGTCTTTTTCACATGAACAAATATTTTCACAAAAAAATATTTATTTTGTATTAGCTTCAATTCTTTGGCCAATACTGACAATTGTAAGTTCAAAGGCTACAAAAATTTCACCTATGGTATTTACATTTTACATGTATGTTATCTCAACTATTATGGTTATGATATTTTTTGTTGATGTACCAAGTATTGATTATAAAGTTTTTGATTGGATTTTTTGGTTAAATATTCTATCTATTTCAATTATCTCTACAACTTTTGCTACAACTATTTATTTTGTAGGAATAGAAAAACTAGGAACAAATGAAGTTAGTTCATTTATTTTCCTAGTTCCACTATTTGCTATTATATTAAGTGTTATTTTCTTAAAAGAGCATATAAGCTTATCTATAATCATAGGGACTATATTGACATTGATTGCAGTAAAGATTCTTAATAATATAAGAATCTTTGGTAAAAAACAAACTATTATCTAG